One Verrucomicrobiota bacterium genomic window carries:
- a CDS encoding glycosyltransferase family 9 protein: MKILVISIAGIGDTLIATPLIHELRANYPDAVLDAFVLWPGSKDILRGNPHVNTVHQEHLFKLGKLGAFKYFLKLRRERYDITINAHPQSRMEYRAGAWLIGAPLRLSHQYDTWYWLDGLLVNRTLPHTYDAHSIANNISLLSLLNKSPKLDRHEFELFLSAAEEQFATDFLTQHRLASKRCVGFHVGSGATKNLSLKRWPLGHYILLIRRMLEQQPDVVALLFGGPDEREDHRRILAEVKSDRVLNVESKDIRQAAALIARCYSFISVDTSLMHMAAAVKVPRQIVIEAPTINKTNEPLREYFLVKNPGVNGRNLDYYRYDGHPIKGTAEELRRCMESVTVEAVYDTFLRAAKT, translated from the coding sequence ATGAAAATACTGGTGATTTCCATCGCGGGCATTGGGGACACGCTAATCGCCACGCCGCTCATTCATGAGCTGCGGGCGAATTATCCGGACGCGGTGTTGGATGCCTTCGTGTTGTGGCCGGGGTCGAAAGACATCCTGCGGGGCAATCCCCATGTGAACACGGTCCATCAGGAACACCTGTTCAAGCTCGGCAAACTGGGTGCCTTCAAGTATTTCCTCAAGCTGCGGCGTGAGCGCTACGACATCACCATCAACGCCCATCCCCAGAGCCGCATGGAATATCGCGCCGGGGCCTGGCTGATTGGCGCACCGCTACGGCTCAGCCATCAGTACGACACCTGGTACTGGCTGGATGGCCTGCTCGTCAACCGCACCCTACCCCATACTTACGACGCCCACAGCATCGCGAATAACATCTCGCTGTTGTCGTTGCTGAACAAATCCCCCAAACTGGATCGGCACGAATTTGAACTCTTCCTCTCCGCCGCTGAGGAACAATTTGCCACGGACTTCCTAACGCAGCATCGCCTGGCCAGCAAACGATGTGTGGGATTTCATGTCGGCTCCGGTGCCACGAAGAACCTGAGCCTCAAACGCTGGCCGCTGGGACATTACATCCTGTTGATCCGGCGAATGCTGGAGCAGCAGCCGGATGTGGTGGCACTGCTGTTCGGCGGCCCGGATGAGCGCGAGGATCATCGGCGCATCCTGGCCGAAGTGAAATCTGACCGCGTGCTGAATGTGGAGAGCAAGGATATCCGGCAGGCGGCGGCCCTGATTGCCCGCTGCTACAGCTTCATCAGCGTGGACACCTCGTTGATGCACATGGCGGCGGCCGTGAAGGTGCCGCGCCAGATCGTCATCGAAGCCCCCACCATCAATAAAACCAACGAGCCGCTACGCGAGTACTTCCTGGTGAAGAATCCGGGGGTCAATGGACGGAACCTGGATTATTACCGCTACGACGGACATCCGATCAAGGGCACCGCCGAGGAATTGCGACGTTGCATGGAGTCCGTGACAGTCGAGGCCGTCTATGATACGTTTCTCCGCGCAGCAAAAACTTGA
- a CDS encoding uroporphyrinogen decarboxylase family protein, translating to MTSRERFRKALNHQATDRVPVDMGATWVTGIAASAYARLRPALGLEPQPTKVNEPLQLLGMVEDDVRLKLGIDVAGIWPTTTIFGYRNTGWKPWRLQDGTDVLVSEEFQTSEEANGDILIYPKGDRTASPSGRLPKGGFYFDAIVRQGPLDEDHLDPNDWADQFGVFSDADLKHYEQQTNHLYHNTEFGIISNFGQGGLGDVAVVPGEMLLNPKGIRDPNRWYEFLALHPDYIDGIFQLQTEAALKNLKLLHQAVGNKLDAVIISGTDFGTQRGLIISPAMFRKLWKPYFTRMNKWVHENTTWKVFYHSCGSVITLLDDFVEMGVDILNPVQCSAVGMEPATLKAKYGDKLVFWGGGVDTQRTLPFGTPDEVYREVRQRIDIFGQNGGFVFNTIHNIQAPTPVENLLAMFRAIKESGK from the coding sequence ATGACCTCACGTGAACGTTTCCGCAAAGCGTTAAATCATCAAGCCACCGACCGGGTGCCCGTGGATATGGGCGCCACGTGGGTGACCGGCATCGCCGCCAGCGCCTATGCCCGGTTGCGCCCCGCCCTGGGGCTTGAACCGCAGCCGACCAAGGTCAACGAGCCGCTGCAACTGCTCGGGATGGTCGAGGATGATGTGCGCCTCAAGCTCGGGATTGATGTCGCCGGGATTTGGCCGACCACCACGATTTTCGGTTATCGCAACACCGGTTGGAAACCGTGGCGTTTGCAGGACGGCACGGATGTGCTGGTGTCCGAGGAATTCCAGACCTCGGAGGAGGCCAATGGCGACATTTTGATCTACCCGAAGGGGGATCGCACCGCGTCGCCCTCGGGACGGCTGCCCAAGGGCGGCTTCTACTTTGACGCCATCGTGCGCCAGGGACCGCTGGATGAAGATCATTTGGACCCCAACGATTGGGCGGATCAGTTCGGCGTGTTCAGCGATGCCGACTTGAAGCATTACGAGCAGCAGACCAATCACCTGTATCACAACACGGAGTTCGGCATCATCAGCAACTTTGGCCAGGGCGGTCTGGGCGACGTGGCGGTGGTGCCCGGCGAAATGCTGCTCAATCCCAAGGGCATTCGCGATCCCAACCGCTGGTATGAATTCCTGGCGCTGCACCCGGATTACATTGATGGCATCTTCCAACTGCAGACCGAAGCGGCGTTGAAGAACCTGAAGCTGCTACACCAGGCGGTGGGCAACAAACTCGATGCGGTTATCATCAGCGGCACGGATTTCGGCACGCAGCGCGGCCTGATCATCTCGCCCGCCATGTTCCGCAAGTTGTGGAAACCGTATTTCACGCGCATGAACAAATGGGTGCATGAAAATACGACGTGGAAAGTGTTCTATCACAGTTGCGGCTCGGTAATCACGCTGCTGGATGACTTTGTCGAGATGGGCGTGGATATTCTCAACCCGGTACAATGTTCCGCCGTAGGCATGGAGCCCGCCACGCTTAAGGCCAAGTACGGGGATAAACTGGTCTTTTGGGGTGGCGGCGTGGATACCCAGCGCACCCTGCCCTTTGGCACGCCCGATGAGGTGTACCGGGAAGTCCGCCAACGCATTGACATCTTTGGCCAGAATGGCGGCTTTGTGTTCAACACGATTCACAACATCCAGGCGCCCACCCCGGTGGAAAACCTGCTGGCGATGTTCCGGGCGATCAAAGAGAGCGGGAAATGA